The following coding sequences are from one Capsicum annuum cultivar UCD-10X-F1 chromosome 3, UCD10Xv1.1, whole genome shotgun sequence window:
- the LOC107861778 gene encoding DNA repair protein RadA isoform X2, which produces MQLKVILPNMQALRTLHFHKHLLNLPPKTPLSHLRYTIICHLRQFHFTSRHHFPNDSTDVAVQGWAAPPAVRENPNGENVPSKSTTNYSNVSKGRVYEVIGNGNKKKGKGKTKTVWVCSDCGYDDGQWWGICKQCNGINTMKRFSEGVERPVSGFEVSENVTRSWLPHQSVRAMPTKLTDVNKGINQSNWRIPLSGLFGAEMGRVLGGGLVPGCLVLVGGDPGVGKSTLLLQIAAIVAEGCDMGGPAPVLYVSGEESVEQIGNRADRMRIGTDEIFLYASTDIEDILEKAQTLSLRALVIDSIQTVYLRGVTGSAGGLSQVKECTEALLRFAKKTNIPVFLIGHVTKSGEIAGPRVLEHIVDVVLYMEGEKYSSHRLLRSVKNRFGCTDELGVFEMSQSGLQAVSNPSEMFLSEQQSDSEFLAGLAFTVIMDGSRAFLIEIQALCVAGSSVSRQVNGVQAGRAEMIISVLIKQAGLKLQENGVFLNVVSGVHLSETAGDLAVAAAICSSFLEFPLPMGIAFIGEIGLGGEIRTVPRMDKRINTVAKLGYKKCIIPKSAKTSLSSLDLGDTEIVACRNLKEMINIVFRKH; this is translated from the exons ATGCAATTAAAAGTTATACTACCAAACATGCAAGCACTAAGAACCCTCCATTTCCATAAACACTTGCTCAATCTCCCTCCTAAAACCCCCCTTTCACATCTCCGTTACACCATTATCTGCCATTTACGTCAGTTCCACTTCACTTCCCGACACCATTTTCCTAACGACTCCACCGACGTCGCCGTACAAGGCTGGGCCGCTCCTCCAGCTGTTAGAGAAAACCCTAACGGTGAAAATGTTCCGTCTAAATCGACTACGAATTACTCCAATGTTTCAAAAGGTAGGGTTTATGAAGTTATAGGGAATGGGAATAAGAAGAAGGGGAAAGGGAAGACTAAAACAGTATGGGTGTGTTCTGATTGTGGGTATGACGATGGACAGTGGTGGGGGATTTGTAAGCAGTGTAATGGGATTAATACTATGAAGAGATTTTCGGAAGGGGTGGAGCGTCCTGTGAGTGGTTTTGAGGTTTCCGAGAATGTGACGAGGTCGTGGTTGCCTCATCAGAGTGTTAGAGCTATGCCGACCAAATTGACGGATGTGAATAAAGGGATCAATCAATCCAATTGGCGAATCCCTCT GTCTGGCCTTTTTGGAGCTGAAATGGGAAGAGTACTTGGTGGTGGTCTTGTGCCAG GTTGCTTAGTTTTAGTTGGCGGTGACCCAGGTGTTGGTAAGAGCACGTTACTGTTACAG ATTGCAGCCATAGTTGCAGAGGGGTGTGATATGGGGGGACCAGCACCAGTTCTCTATGTGTCTGGTGAAGAG AGTGTTGAGCAAATTGGGAACAGAGCTGATCGGATGAGAATCGGGACAGATGAAATATTCTTGTATGCAAGTACAGATATTGAG GATATTCTGGAAAAGGCCCAAACTCTTTCACTGCGAGCTTTGGTAATTGATTCCATCCAGACAGTTTATCTGAGAGGAGTAACTGGAAGTGCAGGAGGTCTATCACAG GTAAAAGAATGCACAGAAGCATTGTTGCGGTTTGCCAAGAAGACCAATATCCCTGTGTTTCTG ATTGGACATGTGACTAAATCTGGTGAAATAGCTGGTCCTCGCGTCTTGGAACACATAGTTGATGTTGTTCTTTATATGGAA GGAGAGAAGTATTCATCTCATCGTTTACTTCGTTCAGTGAAGAATCGATTTGGATGCACAGATGAG CTTGGAGTGTTTGAAATGTCACAATCAGGTTTACAGGCTGTTTCAAACCCAAGTGAGATGTTTCTAAGTGAGCAGCAGTCGGATTCTGAGTTTCTGGCTGGATTAGCTTTTACTGTAATTATGGATGGATCTCGAGCCTTTCTTATTGAAATTCAG GCATTGTGTGTCGCTGGTTCATCTGTCTCAAGACAAGTAAACGGTGTTCAAGCTGGCAGAGCTGAGATGATAATTTCA GTTCTGATAAAGCAAGCTGGTCTCAAGCTACAAGAGAAT GGTGTTTTTCTCAATGTTGTCAGTGGTGTTCACTTGTCAGAGACTGCTGGTGATCTTGCTGTAGCAGCAGCAATTTGCAGCAG TTTTTTGGAATTTCCTCTTCCTATGGGCATTGCATTCATTGGGGAAATCGGCCTTGGCGGTGAAATTCGTACA GTACCAAGAATGGACAAAAGGATAAATACAGTGGCAAAGCTGGGATATAAGAAATGTATAATTCCCAAATCAGCTAAAACATCATTGTCATCTTTAGATCTCGGAGACACTGAAATTGTGGCCTGCAGGAATTTGAAAGAGATGATAAACATTGTGTTCAGAAAACACTGA
- the LOC107861780 gene encoding pentatricopeptide repeat-containing protein At1g51965, mitochondrial, producing the protein MKNCMKLRHPYHRLRLTSRQQLRHFATKYSGRVVVEAENGRSFAVEVDAPSLQTDSRGYALPRRDLICKISQILKSPPSASSDPFLDLSDYLDTLTLTLTPSEASEILKSLKSPTLSLRFFRFCPSEIPKFRHDCFTYNRILLIISKSCIPNRLDCVREIVDEMEKFGIKGNISTVNLLIGIFGDGEFKGDGGDELKRCLGLVQKWELRLNCYSYKCLLQAYIRLCNYDKALEVYQEMRMRGYRLDIFAYNILLDALVRDQKVDQVHKVFEDMKKWHCEPDEYTYTILIRMTGKLGKPGESLSFFQEMLSKGISPNLIAYNTMIEALAKGRMVDKSIFVFSKMVENSCRPNEFTYSIILNVLAAEGQLGRLDEVVEMSKRYMNKSIYTYLIRTLSKLGHASEAHRLFCNMWSFHDRGDRDAYLSMLESLCNAKKVTEAIDLLNKMNEKGVEADAFMYNTVFSALGKLKQISHLHDLYERMKQDGPSPDIFTYNILIASFGRAGEVEEALKVFEELENSNCKPDIVSYNSLINCLGKNGDIDEAHMKFIEMQEKGMNPDVVTYSTLIECFGKTEKVEMARRLFDEMLAAGCYPNIVTYNILLGCLERSGRTSEAVSLYAKLKEQGLTADSITYTILERLQSGSHRTSRIRRQNPITGWVVSPFR; encoded by the exons ATGAAGAACTGCATGAAACTCCGGCATCCCTATCACCGTCTCCGGCTAACATCCCGGCAACAGCTCCGTCACTTCGCCACCAAATACAGCGGAAGAGTGGTGGTAGAAGCCGAAAACGGCCGTTCATTCGCCGTCGAAGTTGACGCCCCTTCACTCCAAACCGATTCCCGAGGCTACGCTCTTCCTCGCCGTGACCTAATCTGTAAAATCTCCCAAATTCTCAAATCACCTCCTTCAGCTTCTTCCGATCCTTTCCTTGACTTATCCGATTACCTTGATACACTTACACTAACCCTAACTCCTTCTGAAGCTTCCGAAATTCTCAAATCGCTAAAATCTCCAACCCTCTCTCTTCGCTTTTTCCGATTTTGCCCTTCCGAAATCCCTAAATTCCGTCATGATTGCTTCACTTACAACCGTATCCTTCTCATTATTTCCAAATCCTGTATACCTAACCGGCTCGATTGTGTACGTGAGATTGTTGATGAAATGGAAAAGTTTGGTATTAAAGGGAATATATCGACTGTTAATCTTCTCATTGGGATATTTGGAGATGGAGAATTCAAAGGGGATGGTGGCGATGAGCTAAAGAGGTGTTTGGGTTTGGTTCAAAAATGGGAATTGAGGTTGAATTGCTATAGTTATAAGTGTCTTTTACAAGCTTATATTAGATTGTGCAATTACGATAAGGCGTTGGAAGTATATCAAGAAATGAGGATGCGTGGGTATAGATTGGATATATTTGCTTACAACATACTTCTTGATGCTCTTGTTAGGGACCAAAAG GTTGATCAGGTCCATAAGGTTTTCGAGGACATGAAGAAGTGGCACTGTGAACCTGATGAATATACTTATACCATTCTGATTAGAATGACTGGGAAATTAGGGAAGCCAGGTGAATCATTGTCTTTCTTTCAGGAAATGCTTTCGAAGGGTATTTCACCAAATTTAATTGCTTATAATACTATGATCGAAGCTCTTGCCAAGGGACGCATGGTTGATAAGAGTATCTTTGTGTTCTCTAAGATGGTGGAGAATAGTTGCCGGCCAAATGAATTTACTTACAGCATTATTTTAAATGTATTGGCGGCTGAAGGGCAACTTGGAAGACTTGATGAAGTCGTGGAAATGTCTAAGCGATACATGAATAAATCAATTTACACATATCTTATTAGAACGTTGAGTAAACTAGGTCATGCAAGCGAAGCTCATAGACTGTTTTGCAATATGTGGAGCTTCCATGATAGAGGAGATCGCGATGCTTACTTGTCCATGTTAGAGAGCTTATGCAATGCTAAGAAAGTAACTGAGGCTATTGATTTGCTGAATAAGATGAATGAGAAGGGAGTAGAAGCAGATGCCTTCATGTATAATACTGTCTTCTCTGCTCTTGGGAAATTAAAGCAAATTTCTCATCTTCATGATCTCTATGAGAGGATGAAACAGGATGGCCCCTCCCCAGACATATTTACTTATAACATTTTGATCGCTAGCTTTGGTAGAGCTGGGGAGGTTGAGGAAGCTCTCAAGGTTTTTGAAGAACTTGAGAATAGCAATTGTAAACCTGATATTGTCTCCTATAACTCCTTAATAAATTGTCTGGGAAAGAATGGTGACATTGATGAAGCACACATGAAATTCATCGAGATGCAGGAAAAGGGCATGAATCCTGATGTTGTAACATACAGCACTCTCATTGAGTGCTTTGGGAAGACCGAAAAAGTTGAGATGGCACGTCggttatttgatgaaatgcttgcAGCTGGCTGTTATCCTAACATAGTGACTTACAATATCCTACTTGGCTGTCTCGAGAGAAGTGGGAGAACTTCAGAAGCTGTTAGTTTATATGCAAAATTGAAGGAACAAGGTTTGACAGCTGATTCAATCACGTACACCATCCTTGAACGTTTACAAAGTGGTTCTCATAGAACATCGAGAATTCGCAGGCAAAATCCAATCACCGGTTGGGTGGTTAGTCCATTTAGGTGA
- the LOC107861778 gene encoding DNA repair protein RadA isoform X1, whose translation MQLKVILPNMQALRTLHFHKHLLNLPPKTPLSHLRYTIICHLRQFHFTSRHHFPNDSTDVAVQGWAAPPAVRENPNGENVPSKSTTNYSNVSKGRVYEVIGNGNKKKGKGKTKTVWVCSDCGYDDGQWWGICKQCNGINTMKRFSEGVERPVSGFEVSENVTRSWLPHQSVRAMPTKLTDVNKGINQSNWRIPLSGLFGAEMGRVLGGGLVPGCLVLVGGDPGVGKSTLLLQIAAIVAEGCDMGGPAPVLYVSGEESVEQIGNRADRMRIGTDEIFLYASTDIEDILEKAQTLSLRALVIDSIQTVYLRGVTGSAGGLSQVKECTEALLRFAKKTNIPVFLIGHVTKSGEIAGPRVLEHIVDVVLYMEGEKYSSHRLLRSVKNRFGCTDELGVFEMSQSGLQAVSNPSEMFLSEQQSDSEFLAGLAFTVIMDGSRAFLIEIQNGRSLYAKTEREGSPLLEIILPALCVAGSSVSRQVNGVQAGRAEMIISVLIKQAGLKLQENGVFLNVVSGVHLSETAGDLAVAAAICSSFLEFPLPMGIAFIGEIGLGGEIRTVPRMDKRINTVAKLGYKKCIIPKSAKTSLSSLDLGDTEIVACRNLKEMINIVFRKH comes from the exons ATGCAATTAAAAGTTATACTACCAAACATGCAAGCACTAAGAACCCTCCATTTCCATAAACACTTGCTCAATCTCCCTCCTAAAACCCCCCTTTCACATCTCCGTTACACCATTATCTGCCATTTACGTCAGTTCCACTTCACTTCCCGACACCATTTTCCTAACGACTCCACCGACGTCGCCGTACAAGGCTGGGCCGCTCCTCCAGCTGTTAGAGAAAACCCTAACGGTGAAAATGTTCCGTCTAAATCGACTACGAATTACTCCAATGTTTCAAAAGGTAGGGTTTATGAAGTTATAGGGAATGGGAATAAGAAGAAGGGGAAAGGGAAGACTAAAACAGTATGGGTGTGTTCTGATTGTGGGTATGACGATGGACAGTGGTGGGGGATTTGTAAGCAGTGTAATGGGATTAATACTATGAAGAGATTTTCGGAAGGGGTGGAGCGTCCTGTGAGTGGTTTTGAGGTTTCCGAGAATGTGACGAGGTCGTGGTTGCCTCATCAGAGTGTTAGAGCTATGCCGACCAAATTGACGGATGTGAATAAAGGGATCAATCAATCCAATTGGCGAATCCCTCT GTCTGGCCTTTTTGGAGCTGAAATGGGAAGAGTACTTGGTGGTGGTCTTGTGCCAG GTTGCTTAGTTTTAGTTGGCGGTGACCCAGGTGTTGGTAAGAGCACGTTACTGTTACAG ATTGCAGCCATAGTTGCAGAGGGGTGTGATATGGGGGGACCAGCACCAGTTCTCTATGTGTCTGGTGAAGAG AGTGTTGAGCAAATTGGGAACAGAGCTGATCGGATGAGAATCGGGACAGATGAAATATTCTTGTATGCAAGTACAGATATTGAG GATATTCTGGAAAAGGCCCAAACTCTTTCACTGCGAGCTTTGGTAATTGATTCCATCCAGACAGTTTATCTGAGAGGAGTAACTGGAAGTGCAGGAGGTCTATCACAG GTAAAAGAATGCACAGAAGCATTGTTGCGGTTTGCCAAGAAGACCAATATCCCTGTGTTTCTG ATTGGACATGTGACTAAATCTGGTGAAATAGCTGGTCCTCGCGTCTTGGAACACATAGTTGATGTTGTTCTTTATATGGAA GGAGAGAAGTATTCATCTCATCGTTTACTTCGTTCAGTGAAGAATCGATTTGGATGCACAGATGAG CTTGGAGTGTTTGAAATGTCACAATCAGGTTTACAGGCTGTTTCAAACCCAAGTGAGATGTTTCTAAGTGAGCAGCAGTCGGATTCTGAGTTTCTGGCTGGATTAGCTTTTACTGTAATTATGGATGGATCTCGAGCCTTTCTTATTGAAATTCAG AATGGAAGGTCTCTTTATGCAAAAACAGAAAGGGAGGGGTCTCCCCTGTTGGAGATTATTCTACCT GCATTGTGTGTCGCTGGTTCATCTGTCTCAAGACAAGTAAACGGTGTTCAAGCTGGCAGAGCTGAGATGATAATTTCA GTTCTGATAAAGCAAGCTGGTCTCAAGCTACAAGAGAAT GGTGTTTTTCTCAATGTTGTCAGTGGTGTTCACTTGTCAGAGACTGCTGGTGATCTTGCTGTAGCAGCAGCAATTTGCAGCAG TTTTTTGGAATTTCCTCTTCCTATGGGCATTGCATTCATTGGGGAAATCGGCCTTGGCGGTGAAATTCGTACA GTACCAAGAATGGACAAAAGGATAAATACAGTGGCAAAGCTGGGATATAAGAAATGTATAATTCCCAAATCAGCTAAAACATCATTGTCATCTTTAGATCTCGGAGACACTGAAATTGTGGCCTGCAGGAATTTGAAAGAGATGATAAACATTGTGTTCAGAAAACACTGA